A window of Solanum stenotomum isolate F172 chromosome 3, ASM1918654v1, whole genome shotgun sequence contains these coding sequences:
- the LOC125858479 gene encoding mitotic-spindle organizing protein 1A-like, with product MDPEAARTSRDSLELVFHMSNILDTGLDRHSLSVLISLCDLGLNPEALAAVIKELRQENPSSASASQQRTMPPSVP from the coding sequence ATGGATCCGGAGGCTGCACGTACATCTCGTGATTCACTGGAGCTTGTATTTCATATGTCGAACATTCTGGACACTGGCCTCGATCGTCACTCTCTTTCTGTTTTGATTTCCCTCTGTGATTTGGGTCTTAACCCTGAAGCATTGGCTGCTGTAATTAAAGAGCTTCGCCAAGAAAACCCCTCTTCTGCTTCTGCTTCTCAACAAAGGACAATGCCTCCCTCAGTGCCTTAG